In Pseudodesulfovibrio sp. S3, a genomic segment contains:
- a CDS encoding glycosyltransferase gives MTKAQKKVYTPSMPADMSHICLVDAPPLLADAFHSVGYTVLSLKASPKPFFDLSETLKERNFSPDLVLQVERLANRSILTGLDQVDCPLLFWCLDPHLNSSWHSAYARLFDLVCSTQRAWIPAIAGQGAADVRWLPWFGQNLPQQPWGEREHGLAFVGRVTAHRPARKWMVEFLEERAAAYNPAILREVSFPEMMALYGRSRVIPNESIFGEVNFRLFEGASSGCLVVGQAIEEQADLFEPGREMDTYGHVVEFGEKLDKYLKNDRLTGVMARAAHARVLADHLPEHRVRRIVEYARDATRNRATGKDSDKWTALAAGAMWEAGVSAIDVKSIANLLAGVGQDAAVLAATLRFQAAAGMDSVLEENVKELLVCPTLPHSTDLNLAASMAALRTGHFSGAKTFWYRHLEKRGAKTLPPSNPKELLTLWARELQRMGRGVRPGFVFDAKRHLPGVAVECLLMILSGEPEDLPTLRLLDSLVRPVMGLEQARVGFLSILTLFERKDWRLALEIALANLKSYRLESGLEELHLALVIAREQGQESAFMRVLRGRDPSGLLAKAVCGQPTRLS, from the coding sequence ATGACAAAGGCACAAAAAAAAGTGTATACCCCGTCCATGCCTGCTGACATGTCACACATCTGTCTTGTCGACGCCCCTCCGCTTTTGGCGGACGCCTTTCACTCGGTCGGATATACGGTTCTCTCCCTGAAGGCATCGCCCAAGCCGTTTTTCGATTTGTCTGAAACCCTGAAAGAGCGGAATTTTTCCCCGGATCTTGTCTTGCAGGTGGAACGACTGGCGAATCGGTCCATTCTGACAGGCCTTGATCAAGTGGATTGCCCGTTGCTCTTCTGGTGCCTTGATCCTCATCTCAACTCCTCTTGGCACAGCGCGTATGCCCGGCTTTTCGATCTGGTTTGTTCTACCCAGCGGGCATGGATACCTGCCATTGCCGGACAGGGTGCTGCCGATGTCCGCTGGCTGCCGTGGTTCGGTCAGAATCTGCCGCAACAGCCCTGGGGAGAACGTGAACACGGGCTGGCATTTGTGGGCCGGGTCACTGCCCATCGTCCGGCACGCAAATGGATGGTGGAGTTCCTTGAGGAACGGGCCGCTGCCTATAATCCGGCCATTCTTCGGGAGGTTTCGTTTCCGGAGATGATGGCCCTGTATGGGCGTTCCAGGGTTATACCCAACGAGTCCATCTTCGGGGAAGTCAATTTCCGGCTTTTCGAGGGGGCGTCCAGCGGTTGCCTGGTTGTGGGCCAGGCCATCGAGGAGCAGGCAGATCTGTTCGAGCCGGGTCGGGAGATGGATACCTACGGGCACGTTGTGGAATTCGGCGAAAAACTCGACAAGTACCTGAAAAACGACCGTCTGACCGGGGTCATGGCCCGGGCCGCCCATGCCAGGGTGTTGGCCGACCACCTGCCGGAACACAGGGTTCGCCGTATCGTGGAATACGCCCGTGACGCCACGCGTAACCGGGCCACGGGAAAGGACAGTGACAAGTGGACCGCGCTTGCTGCCGGTGCCATGTGGGAAGCGGGAGTGTCCGCCATTGACGTCAAGTCCATTGCCAATCTTCTGGCCGGGGTAGGGCAGGATGCGGCGGTACTGGCCGCGACCCTTCGGTTTCAGGCTGCCGCAGGCATGGATTCCGTGCTGGAGGAAAATGTCAAGGAACTGCTCGTTTGCCCGACCCTTCCGCATTCTACGGACCTGAACCTGGCCGCATCCATGGCCGCCCTGCGCACAGGTCATTTCTCCGGCGCCAAGACCTTTTGGTATCGTCATCTTGAAAAGCGTGGAGCCAAGACGCTGCCGCCGTCAAACCCCAAGGAGCTTCTCACGCTCTGGGCCAGGGAGTTGCAGCGCATGGGCAGGGGAGTCCGGCCGGGTTTCGTCTTTGATGCCAAGCGCCACCTTCCCGGCGTGGCCGTGGAATGTTTGCTGATGATCTTGTCCGGGGAGCCGGAAGACCTGCCCACGCTGCGTTTGCTGGATTCCCTGGTTCGCCCGGTCATGGGGTTGGAACAGGCTCGGGTCGGTTTCCTCTCCATCCTGACCCTTTTCGAGCGCAAGGATTGGCGGTTGGCCCTGGAGATCGCCCTGGCCAACCTGAAGTCCTATCGGCTCGAATCCGGCCTTGAGGAACTGCATCTCGCCCTGGTGATCGCCCGAGAACAGGGGCAGGAATCCGCTTTCATGCGGGTGCTCAGGGGACGCGACCCGTCGGGACTGTTGGCTAAGGCCGTGTGCGGACAGCCTACACGTCTATCCTGA
- a CDS encoding flagellar biosynthesis anti-sigma factor FlgM, which yields MKGYDDSRSSTATHIETEQVFDDFGATESERSHRDSPAERARKIARLKAEVNSGSYEPDVMDIARLLTSAMDPTL from the coding sequence ATGAAGGGTTATGATGACAGTCGCTCATCAACAGCGACCCATATAGAAACCGAACAGGTGTTCGACGATTTCGGAGCCACCGAGTCGGAACGGTCCCACAGGGATTCGCCCGCTGAACGTGCTCGAAAAATCGCCCGCCTCAAGGCGGAAGTGAACTCGGGCAGCTATGAGCCGGACGTCATGGACATCGCCAGGTTGCTGACCTCGGCCATGGACCCAACGCTTTGA
- a CDS encoding methyl-accepting chemotaxis protein has translation MLRNFGIKTRIFALLVLLILSTLLASGAFWMGMVNLSETGIDQAETAMIEGFERTLKYSVQTLATKVGDAIVKAEANGEDRVKTIQAELQESRYGEDGYYFAYDTKGVNIAHPLRPDYPGKSNLDNKDQNGKEYVKDMIQAAKGGGGFTTYWFPKPGESQASPKMAYSMMIPGTDLWIATGIYVDEIKSKTEVIREGLHGFTRSLVMWIGIGILVGLAVVVVPLSILIAKSIISPMQVCVQFAEKIARGELGKTLGDTSKDELAQLSGAMDDMLTQLKNVVINVQASSATVAAGGEELTSSSDSLSQGAVQQAAAVEEVASSMEEMTSNIQQNADNSRTTEKIALKAAEDAEKGGAAVASTVESMKQIAEKISIVEEIARQTNLLALNAAIEAARAGEHGKGFAVVAAEVRKLAERSGQAAGEISELSASSVRVAEQAGSMLVQMVPDIKRTAELVQEIAAATNEQNEGATQINNALQELDTVVQQNASASEEVAATSESLAGEAEQLQQAVSFFQVEQSGMGASVRRQVVRNTPAALPTSEEGEFERF, from the coding sequence CTGCTGGTGCTGCTCATCTTGTCAACACTGCTGGCCAGCGGAGCGTTCTGGATGGGGATGGTCAACCTGTCTGAAACCGGAATCGATCAAGCTGAAACCGCCATGATTGAAGGGTTTGAGCGCACATTGAAGTATTCAGTGCAAACCCTGGCCACCAAGGTGGGGGATGCGATCGTCAAGGCCGAAGCCAACGGTGAAGATCGGGTCAAGACCATTCAGGCCGAGTTGCAGGAGTCCCGGTATGGCGAGGACGGATATTATTTTGCCTATGACACCAAGGGAGTGAACATAGCTCACCCGTTGAGGCCTGATTATCCCGGCAAATCGAATCTGGACAACAAGGACCAGAACGGCAAGGAATATGTTAAGGATATGATCCAGGCGGCCAAGGGCGGCGGAGGGTTCACCACCTACTGGTTCCCCAAGCCCGGCGAAAGTCAGGCATCGCCCAAGATGGCCTATTCAATGATGATTCCAGGTACCGACCTGTGGATCGCGACCGGGATTTACGTTGATGAAATCAAGAGCAAGACCGAGGTGATCAGAGAAGGACTGCACGGTTTTACCCGTTCCCTGGTCATGTGGATCGGCATCGGCATCCTTGTCGGGCTGGCCGTGGTGGTGGTCCCCTTGAGCATCCTCATTGCCAAGTCCATCATTTCCCCCATGCAGGTCTGTGTGCAGTTTGCCGAGAAGATCGCTCGCGGCGAACTCGGGAAGACCCTTGGAGACACCAGCAAGGACGAACTTGCCCAGCTTTCCGGGGCCATGGATGACATGCTCACCCAGCTCAAGAACGTGGTCATAAATGTTCAGGCCAGCAGCGCCACCGTGGCGGCTGGTGGCGAAGAACTGACTTCCTCATCCGACAGCCTGTCCCAGGGCGCAGTCCAGCAGGCGGCCGCAGTTGAGGAGGTCGCGTCCTCCATGGAGGAGATGACTTCCAATATCCAACAGAATGCCGACAATTCGCGCACCACGGAAAAGATCGCCCTCAAGGCGGCAGAGGATGCGGAAAAGGGCGGTGCCGCTGTGGCCAGCACTGTGGAATCCATGAAGCAGATCGCGGAAAAGATATCCATCGTCGAGGAAATCGCCCGGCAGACCAACTTGCTGGCGCTCAATGCGGCCATTGAGGCAGCCCGCGCCGGCGAGCACGGCAAGGGTTTTGCCGTTGTCGCCGCTGAAGTGCGCAAGCTCGCCGAACGGAGCGGCCAGGCTGCAGGCGAGATATCCGAACTTTCCGCCTCCAGCGTCCGGGTGGCCGAGCAGGCCGGGAGTATGCTTGTCCAGATGGTGCCGGACATCAAGCGTACCGCCGAGCTGGTTCAGGAGATTGCCGCAGCCACCAATGAACAGAATGAAGGCGCGACGCAGATCAACAATGCTCTTCAGGAACTGGACACCGTTGTGCAGCAAAACGCTTCGGCGTCCGAGGAAGTGGCTGCCACTTCCGAGAGCCTGGCAGGCGAAGCCGAACAACTTCAGCAGGCCGTGAGCTTCTTCCAGGTGGAGCAGTCAGGCATGGGCGCATCGGTCAGACGGCAGGTGGTCCGGAATACGCCTGCCGCGTTGCCGACAAGCGAGGAAGGAGAATTCGAGCGTTTCTAA